A single region of the Montipora capricornis isolate CH-2021 chromosome 13, ASM3666992v2, whole genome shotgun sequence genome encodes:
- the LOC138030188 gene encoding QRFP-like peptide receptor, translating into MNTTINGSEICSVHWNPTAYKIGATVAYCLIFVVSLVGNSCIGIIVYKTKTLRKPINIFIVNMAMSDLLVPLIDIPLQVVNLYRYSWLISGVLGNAFCKLIPFLYEVSYIVSVQTLILIAVGRFGAVVWPLHSSLISLKRCTFFILATWIVAMASMSPVLFARSLEKYEGEIFCFDQWEEAFGESLSLTDYGLAYYIVFVYTPIILLIIIYSIILIKLKLQKIPGQQSTDAEIQCNKRNTNVLKLAIAILLGVMFCKIPWSILKLMSLYGKWPCSIFPQYVETSWFLLISYCAVNPCICFAFCRNYREGLKKLLKCCSDLT; encoded by the coding sequence ATGAATACAACAATAAACGGATCCGAGATCTGCTCCGTTCACTGGAATCCCACTGCATACAAGATTGGAGCAACCGTCGCTTACTGCCTTATCTTCGTTGTTTCGCTGGTCGGAAATTCCTGTAtaggaataattgtttacaaAACGAAAACTTTAAGGAAACCAATCAACATTTTCATAGTAAATATGGCCATGTCTGACCTACTTGTTCCGCTTATCGACATTCCCCTGCAAGTTGTAAACTTGTATCGATACTCTTGGCTCATTAGTGGCGTCCTCGGCAATGCCTTTTGTAAGCTGATTCCTTTCCTATACGAGGTCTCTTACATTGTGTCCGTCCAGACTCTGATTCTGATAGCAGTGGGTCGATTTGGAGCTGTGGTGTGGCCTCTCCATTCCTCATTGATCAGCTTGAAAAGGTGTACCTTTTTCATTCTCGCCACATGGATTGTTGCGATGGCATCCATGTCACCAGTTCTGTTCGCACGTAGCCTTGAGAAATACGAaggagaaatattttgttttgatcaGTGGGAAGAAGCCTTTGGAGAATCTTTATCATTAACTGACTATGGTCTTGCCTATTACATAGTTTTTGTTTATACACCTATCATCCTATTAATCATAATATACTCCATCATCCTTATCAAGCTCAAGCTACAAAAGATTCCAGGTCAACAATCGACTGATGCTGAAATACAATGCAATAAACGAAACACAAATGTGTTGAAGTTGGCCATAGCTATATTGTTGGGGGTAATGTTTTGCAAAATTCCCTggagtattttaaaattaatgtctcTCTATGGCAAATGGCCATGTAGCATCTTCCCTCAGTATGTTGAGACTTCCTGGTTTCTTTTAATCTCATATTGCGCCGTCAATCCTTGCATCTGTTTCGCGTTTTGCAGAAACTACCGTGAAGGCCTCAAGAAACTTCTGAAGTGTTGTTCTGATTTAACGTAA